A region from the Pseudomonas sp. P8_229 genome encodes:
- a CDS encoding HDOD domain-containing protein produces MSELADKVQQDLVEAIDNDDLVLPTLPEVALQIRKAAEDPEISVSDLSKVIGRDTALSARLIKVVNSPLLRAAQEVTDLHTAITRLGINYSSNLAIGLVMEQIFHARSEVVEQKMREVWRRSLEIAGVSYALCRRYTQLKPDQAALGGLVHQIGVLPILTYAEDHYELLSDPVSLNHVIDHIHPLLGDKLLRVWEFPERLVELPGLYQDFKRNSAQIDYVDLVQVASLYCHKDTDHPFSRIDPASVPAFHKLGIDSENQQLCADLKESRTMFY; encoded by the coding sequence ATGAGCGAGCTGGCGGATAAGGTCCAACAGGATTTGGTTGAGGCCATCGATAACGATGACCTGGTTCTGCCAACGTTACCGGAAGTGGCCCTGCAAATTCGCAAGGCCGCCGAAGACCCGGAAATCAGCGTCAGCGATCTGAGCAAAGTGATTGGCCGGGACACGGCGCTCTCGGCGCGCCTGATCAAAGTGGTCAACAGTCCGCTGTTGCGCGCTGCGCAGGAAGTCACCGACCTGCACACCGCCATCACCCGGCTGGGCATCAACTACAGCAGCAACCTGGCGATCGGCCTGGTGATGGAGCAGATTTTCCACGCGCGTTCCGAAGTGGTCGAACAGAAAATGCGTGAAGTCTGGCGCAGGAGCCTGGAGATCGCCGGCGTCAGCTACGCGCTGTGCCGGCGCTACACCCAGCTCAAACCTGACCAGGCTGCGCTCGGAGGACTGGTGCATCAGATCGGCGTACTGCCGATCCTGACCTACGCCGAAGATCACTACGAACTGTTGTCGGATCCGGTCAGCCTCAACCATGTGATCGACCACATTCACCCCCTGCTGGGCGACAAGCTGCTGCGCGTCTGGGAGTTTCCGGAAAGGCTGGTGGAACTGCCGGGGTTGTATCAGGACTTCAAGCGCAATTCGGCACAGATTGACTACGTCGATCTGGTGCAGGTGGCTAGCCTGTATTGCCACAAGGACACCGATCATCCGTTTTCGCGGATTGATCCGGCGAGTGTGCCGGCGTTTCACAAGCTGGGGATTGATTCAGAGAACCAGCAATTGTGCGCTGATCTGAAAGAGTCGCGGACGATGTTTTACTGA
- the rpoE gene encoding RNA polymerase sigma factor RpoE yields MLTQEEDQQLVERVQRGDKRAFDLLVLKYQHKILGLIVRFVHDTHEAQDVAQEAFIKAYRALGNFRGDSAFYTWLYRIAINTAKNYLVSRGRRPPDSDVSSEDAEFYDGDHGLKDLESPERALLRDEIEGTVHRTIQQLPEDLRTALTLREFDGLSYEDIASVMQCPVGTVRSRIFRAREAIDKALQPLLQEN; encoded by the coding sequence ATGCTAACCCAGGAAGAGGATCAGCAGCTGGTCGAACGCGTTCAGCGTGGCGACAAGCGAGCTTTCGATCTGCTGGTGCTGAAATATCAGCACAAAATTCTCGGGTTGATCGTGCGTTTCGTGCACGACACCCATGAAGCCCAGGATGTGGCTCAGGAAGCCTTTATCAAGGCATACCGAGCGCTAGGAAACTTTCGCGGAGACAGCGCGTTCTATACGTGGCTTTACCGCATTGCCATCAACACGGCAAAAAACTATCTGGTTTCACGCGGCCGCCGGCCGCCGGATAGCGATGTAAGTTCTGAAGATGCAGAGTTCTACGACGGCGATCACGGCCTCAAGGATCTTGAATCACCGGAGCGCGCATTGCTGCGGGATGAGATCGAAGGCACCGTCCATCGAACCATTCAGCAACTGCCAGAGGATTTGCGTACGGCTTTAACTTTACGCGAATTCGATGGTCTGAGTTACGAGGACATTGCGAGCGTCATGCAGTGTCCGGTGGGTACCGTGCGCTCCCGGATCTTCCGCGCCCGGGAGGCCATCGATAAAGCCCTGCAGCCGTTGTTGCAGGAAAACTGA
- a CDS encoding sigma-E factor negative regulatory protein, with protein sequence MSREALQESLSAVMDNEADELELRRVINALDNVETRETWARYQIARAAMHKDLLLPRLDIAAAVSAALEDETAPAKVSRGPWRNLGRLAVAASVTVAVLAGVRLYNQDEIAGVELAQQSNQPSLAAPQVKGPAVLAGYKESSEATGPMANGVLQGQPGWHDQRLPGYLRQHAQQAALKGTESALPYARAASMENR encoded by the coding sequence ATGAGTCGTGAAGCCCTGCAGGAATCGCTGTCCGCAGTGATGGATAACGAAGCGGACGAACTGGAATTGCGTCGAGTGATCAATGCACTGGACAATGTTGAAACCCGTGAGACCTGGGCTCGTTATCAGATCGCTCGGGCAGCCATGCACAAGGATCTGCTGCTTCCGCGTCTGGACATTGCTGCGGCAGTTTCTGCTGCGCTGGAAGACGAAACGGCTCCAGCCAAAGTATCCCGTGGCCCTTGGCGCAACCTCGGTCGTCTGGCCGTTGCAGCCTCGGTGACCGTTGCCGTACTGGCCGGTGTTCGCCTGTACAACCAGGACGAAATCGCTGGTGTCGAGCTGGCTCAGCAATCCAATCAGCCATCCCTGGCCGCTCCACAGGTCAAGGGCCCGGCTGTTCTGGCTGGCTATAAGGAAAGCTCGGAAGCCACAGGCCCGATGGCCAATGGTGTACTGCAAGGTCAGCCAGGCTGGCACGATCAGCGTCTGCCAGGTTATCTGCGCCAGCATGCCCAGCAGGCTGCACTGAAAGGTACTGAAAGCGCCTTGCCTTATGCGCGTGCAGCAAGCATGGAAAACCGTTAA
- a CDS encoding DegQ family serine endoprotease: MSILSLKSYLSIFATVLVLGQAVSAAQAADLPDFTQLVEQASPAVVNISTTQKLPDRKVNQQMPDLEGLPPMLREFFERGMPPQQRSPRGDRQREAQSLGSGFIISSDGYILTNNHVIADADEILVRLADRSEMKAKLIGTDPRSDVALLKIDGKDLPVLKLGKSQDLKAGQWVVAIGSPFGFDHTVTQGIVSAVGRSLPNENYVPFIQTDVPINPGNSGGPLFNLNGEVVGINSQIYTRSGGFMGVSFAIPIDVAMDVSNQLKSGGKVSRGWLGVVIQEVNKDLAESFGLDKPAGALVAQIQDDGPAAKGGLQVGDVILSMNGQPIVMSADLPHLVGALKAGAKANLEVIRDGKRKNVELTVGAIPDEDKELAALPKSGTESSSNRLGVSVVELTDEQKKTNDLKGGVVIKDVQDGPAALIGLQPGDVITHLNNQAIGSTKEFAEIAKALPKNRSVSMRVLRQGRASFITFKLAE, translated from the coding sequence ATGTCGATACTTAGCTTGAAGTCTTATCTCTCCATTTTCGCCACCGTGCTGGTGCTTGGTCAGGCTGTTTCTGCTGCCCAGGCAGCCGACCTGCCGGATTTCACCCAACTGGTCGAACAGGCCTCGCCTGCGGTGGTGAACATCAGTACCACGCAGAAACTGCCGGATCGCAAAGTGAACCAGCAGATGCCAGACCTGGAAGGCTTGCCGCCGATGCTGCGTGAGTTCTTCGAGCGTGGCATGCCGCCTCAGCAGCGTTCGCCACGGGGTGATCGCCAGCGCGAAGCGCAATCGCTGGGCTCGGGTTTCATCATTTCCTCGGATGGCTACATCCTGACCAACAACCACGTGATTGCCGATGCCGACGAAATCCTCGTGCGCCTGGCTGATCGCAGTGAAATGAAAGCCAAGCTGATCGGCACCGATCCGCGTTCCGACGTGGCCCTGCTGAAAATCGATGGCAAGGACCTGCCGGTGCTCAAACTTGGCAAGTCTCAGGACCTGAAGGCTGGTCAATGGGTCGTGGCGATCGGTTCGCCGTTCGGCTTTGACCACACCGTGACCCAGGGCATTGTCAGTGCCGTCGGCCGTAGCCTGCCAAACGAAAACTACGTGCCGTTCATTCAGACCGACGTGCCGATCAATCCGGGCAACTCCGGTGGCCCGCTGTTCAACCTCAATGGTGAAGTGGTCGGGATCAACTCGCAGATCTACACCCGTTCCGGTGGCTTCATGGGCGTATCGTTCGCCATCCCTATCGATGTGGCGATGGACGTTTCCAATCAGCTGAAAAGCGGTGGCAAGGTCAGCCGCGGCTGGCTGGGCGTGGTCATCCAGGAAGTGAACAAGGATCTGGCCGAGTCGTTCGGTCTTGATAAGCCGGCCGGTGCGCTGGTTGCGCAGATCCAGGATGACGGTCCGGCAGCCAAGGGCGGCCTGCAAGTGGGCGACGTGATCCTGAGCATGAACGGTCAGCCGATCGTCATGTCCGCCGACCTGCCACATCTGGTGGGTGCGCTGAAGGCGGGTGCCAAGGCCAACCTCGAAGTGATTCGTGACGGCAAGCGCAAGAACGTCGAACTGACGGTTGGCGCGATTCCGGACGAAGACAAAGAGCTGGCAGCACTGCCGAAGTCCGGCACGGAAAGCAGCAGCAATCGCCTCGGCGTGTCGGTAGTTGAACTGACCGATGAGCAGAAGAAAACCAACGACCTCAAGGGCGGGGTGGTCATCAAGGACGTTCAGGACGGTCCAGCAGCGCTGATCGGTCTGCAGCCGGGTGACGTGATCACTCACCTGAACAACCAGGCCATCGGCTCCACCAAGGAGTTCGCCGAGATCGCCAAGGCGCTGCCGAAGAATCGTTCGGTATCGATGCGCGTTCTGCGTCAAGGTCGT
- a CDS encoding succinate dehydrogenase assembly factor 2, which yields MVEQVELNRLFWHSRRGMLELDVLLVPFVKEAYPHLNQVDRDLYVRLLTCEDQDMFGWFMERSESEDPELQRMVRMILDRVQPK from the coding sequence ATGGTCGAACAAGTTGAACTGAATCGCCTCTTTTGGCACAGCCGTCGCGGCATGCTTGAGCTTGACGTGTTGCTGGTGCCGTTCGTGAAAGAGGCTTACCCGCACCTCAATCAGGTCGATCGCGATTTGTATGTCCGCCTGCTGACCTGTGAGGATCAGGACATGTTCGGCTGGTTCATGGAGCGCAGCGAATCCGAAGACCCGGAGCTGCAGCGCATGGTCCGGATGATTCTGGATCGTGTTCAGCCCAAGTAA
- the nadB gene encoding L-aspartate oxidase → MSQQFQHDVLVIGSGAAGLSLALTLPGHLRIAILSKGDLANGSTYWAQGGVAAVLDDTDTVESHVDDTLNAGGGLCHEDAVRFTVEHSREAIQWLIDQGVPFTRDEQSGTEDGGFEFHLTREGGHSHRRIIHAADATGAAIFTTLLAQARQRSNIELLEQRVAVDLITERRLGMDGDRCLGAYVLNRATGEVDTYGARFVILASGGAAKVYLYTSNPDGACGDGIAMAWRSGCRVANLEFNQFHPTCLYHPQAKSFLITEALRGEGAHLKLPNGERFMPRFDKRAELAPRDIVARAIDHEMKRLGVDCVYLDISHKPEAFIKSHFPTVYERCLGFGIDITKQPIPVVPAAHYTCGGVMVDQHGRTDVPGLYAIGETSFTGLHGANRMASNSLLECFVYARSAATDILAQLDDIAAPSALPEWDASQVTDSDEDVIIAHNWDELRRFMWDYVGIVRTNKRLQRAQHRVRLLLDEIDEFYSNYKVSRDLIELRNLAQVAELMICSAMERKESRGLHYTLDYPNLLPEALDTILVPPTYAG, encoded by the coding sequence ATGAGCCAACAGTTTCAACACGATGTTCTGGTCATTGGCAGCGGCGCTGCCGGTTTGAGTCTCGCGCTGACCCTGCCGGGTCATTTGCGCATTGCCATATTGAGCAAAGGTGATCTGGCCAACGGCTCGACCTACTGGGCCCAGGGCGGCGTCGCTGCCGTGCTGGACGATACCGATACTGTCGAATCCCACGTCGACGACACTTTGAACGCCGGCGGCGGCCTGTGCCATGAAGACGCGGTACGCTTCACCGTCGAGCACAGCCGCGAAGCTATCCAGTGGCTGATCGACCAGGGCGTCCCCTTCACCCGTGACGAACAGTCCGGCACCGAAGACGGCGGTTTCGAATTCCACCTGACCCGCGAAGGCGGTCACAGCCATCGACGCATCATCCACGCCGCCGATGCAACGGGCGCAGCGATTTTCACCACCCTGCTCGCCCAAGCCCGACAACGCAGCAATATCGAACTGCTGGAGCAGCGAGTTGCCGTTGATCTGATTACCGAGCGTCGCCTGGGCATGGACGGTGATCGCTGCCTCGGCGCCTACGTGCTGAATCGGGCGACCGGAGAAGTCGACACCTACGGCGCACGCTTCGTGATCCTCGCGTCCGGCGGCGCGGCCAAGGTCTACCTCTATACCAGCAACCCCGACGGCGCCTGCGGTGATGGCATTGCCATGGCCTGGCGTTCGGGCTGCCGGGTGGCGAATCTGGAATTCAACCAGTTCCACCCCACGTGCCTGTATCACCCGCAAGCCAAGAGTTTCCTGATCACCGAAGCCCTGCGCGGCGAAGGTGCACACCTGAAGCTGCCCAACGGCGAACGCTTCATGCCGCGCTTCGACAAACGTGCCGAACTGGCCCCGCGCGACATCGTCGCCCGGGCCATCGACCATGAAATGAAGCGTCTGGGCGTCGACTGCGTCTATCTGGACATCAGCCACAAACCCGAAGCCTTCATCAAAAGCCACTTCCCGACCGTCTACGAGCGCTGCCTGGGATTTGGCATCGACATCACCAAGCAACCGATCCCGGTCGTACCGGCGGCGCACTACACCTGCGGCGGCGTGATGGTCGACCAGCACGGTCGCACCGACGTGCCGGGGCTGTACGCGATTGGCGAAACCAGCTTCACCGGTTTGCATGGCGCCAACCGCATGGCCAGCAATTCGCTGCTCGAATGCTTCGTCTACGCCCGTTCGGCGGCAACGGACATTCTTGCGCAACTGGATGATATTGCGGCCCCAAGCGCTTTGCCCGAATGGGACGCCAGCCAGGTGACCGATTCGGACGAAGACGTGATCATCGCGCACAACTGGGACGAATTGCGTCGTTTCATGTGGGACTACGTGGGCATCGTGCGCACCAACAAGCGTCTGCAACGGGCACAGCACCGTGTGCGTCTGTTGCTGGACGAGATCGACGAGTTCTACAGCAACTATAAAGTCAGCCGCGATCTGATCGAGTTGCGCAACCTGGCGCAAGTCGCTGAGCTGATGATCTGCTCGGCCATGGAGCGCAAGGAAAGTCGCGGACTGCATTACACCCTCGACTACCCGAACCTGCTGCCAGAGGCGCTCGATACTATTCTGGTGCCGCCCACCTACGCCGGCTGA
- a CDS encoding response regulator — MRVLLVEDHLQLAESVAQALKSTGLTVDVLHDGVAADLALGSEEYAMAILDVGLPRMDGFEVLARLRARGKNLPVLMLTARSDVKDRVHGLNLGADDYLAKPFELTELEARVKALLRRSVLGGERQQRCGVLAYDLDTRRFSLGEELLTLTSREQAVLEALIARPGRVMSKEQLAAQVFGLDEEASPDAIEIYVHRLRKKLDGQTVAIVTFRGLGYLLESRDA; from the coding sequence ATGCGTGTTCTGCTCGTCGAAGACCATCTGCAACTGGCCGAAAGTGTCGCCCAGGCGCTCAAGAGCACCGGTCTGACCGTGGACGTGTTGCACGATGGCGTGGCTGCCGACCTGGCGCTGGGCAGCGAGGAGTACGCGATGGCGATCCTCGATGTCGGTCTGCCGCGCATGGACGGTTTCGAGGTGCTGGCGCGCCTGCGTGCACGCGGTAAAAACCTGCCGGTATTGATGCTGACGGCGCGCAGTGACGTGAAGGACCGGGTTCACGGCCTGAATCTCGGCGCTGACGATTACCTGGCCAAACCGTTCGAACTGACCGAACTCGAAGCCCGGGTCAAAGCCCTGCTGCGGCGCAGTGTGCTCGGCGGCGAACGTCAGCAGCGTTGCGGCGTGCTGGCTTACGATCTGGACACCCGGCGCTTCAGCCTCGGCGAAGAGTTGCTGACCCTGACCTCCCGCGAGCAGGCGGTGCTGGAAGCGCTGATTGCCCGACCGGGACGGGTGATGAGCAAGGAGCAACTGGCTGCTCAGGTGTTCGGTCTTGACGAAGAAGCCAGCCCCGACGCCATCGAAATCTACGTGCATCGCCTGCGCAAGAAACTCGACGGCCAAACGGTGGCGATCGTGACCTTCCGCGGCCTCGGTTACTTGCTGGAAAGCCGCGATGCATAA
- a CDS encoding folate-binding protein YgfZ has protein sequence MADSAFFCTLSHEGVLAVRGADAGKFLQGQLTCNLNYLSDTQASLGARCTQKGRMQSSFRILLEGDGVLLAMASELLEPQLADLKKYAVFSKSKLTDESAAWVRFGLEHGDKALAALGLPLPADTDSVVRSEGLIAIRVSSNRAELWVPANQADTIKARLAAALPEGDLNQWLLGQIRAGIGQVMPTTRELFIPQMLNLQAVGGVSFKKGCYTGQEIVARMQYLGKLKRRLYRVQLDATELPEPGTPLFAPSHGSAIGEVVLAARTEEKIELLAVLQAEAAEAGDLHLGALEGPALHLLDLPYELDRDREIQR, from the coding sequence ATGGCCGATTCTGCTTTTTTCTGCACCCTGTCTCATGAAGGCGTTCTCGCAGTACGCGGCGCGGATGCCGGCAAATTCCTGCAAGGCCAATTGACCTGCAACCTCAATTACCTGAGTGACACCCAGGCCAGCCTCGGCGCCCGCTGCACGCAGAAGGGCCGGATGCAGTCCAGCTTCCGCATTCTGCTCGAAGGTGACGGCGTGCTGCTGGCGATGGCCAGCGAACTGCTGGAGCCACAGCTGGCGGACCTGAAAAAGTACGCCGTGTTCTCCAAATCCAAACTGACCGACGAAAGCGCCGCCTGGGTGCGTTTTGGTCTGGAGCATGGCGACAAGGCGCTGGCCGCGCTCGGCCTGCCATTGCCCGCCGACACCGACAGCGTGGTGCGCAGCGAAGGCCTGATCGCGATTCGCGTCTCGTCGAATCGCGCCGAACTCTGGGTGCCGGCCAATCAGGCCGATACGATCAAGGCCAGATTGGCCGCTGCCCTGCCTGAAGGCGATCTGAACCAATGGCTGCTGGGCCAGATCCGCGCCGGTATCGGCCAGGTCATGCCGACCACCCGCGAGCTGTTCATCCCGCAGATGCTCAACCTGCAAGCGGTCGGCGGCGTGAGCTTCAAGAAAGGCTGCTACACCGGTCAGGAAATCGTCGCGCGCATGCAGTACCTGGGCAAGCTCAAGCGGCGCCTGTATCGCGTGCAACTGGACGCGACTGAACTGCCGGAACCGGGCACCCCGCTGTTCGCCCCAAGCCATGGCAGTGCCATCGGCGAAGTGGTGCTGGCCGCCCGCACCGAAGAAAAAATTGAACTGCTGGCGGTGTTGCAGGCCGAAGCTGCCGAAGCGGGTGATCTGCACCTGGGTGCCCTTGAAGGCCCCGCGCTGCATTTGCTCGACTTGCCCTACGAACTGGATCGTGACCGCGAAATCCAGCGCTGA
- a CDS encoding protein YgfX, translated as MFSPSNTFECRWHASRQLLAVYLLAQAFALGALFMLSIPLWASLLGAFACLIQALWVLPRQVMLTHPDAFCGLRRDADGWQLWSQAGGWQAAQLRPDSLALPLIVVLRFRLRGEWRVRSICVPRDAQAADVHRRLRVRLKFSRRRWAAPE; from the coding sequence GTGTTCAGCCCAAGTAACACGTTCGAATGCCGCTGGCATGCCTCACGGCAGTTGCTGGCGGTGTATCTGTTGGCCCAGGCGTTCGCTCTGGGTGCCTTGTTTATGCTTTCGATTCCACTCTGGGCCAGTCTGCTCGGCGCATTCGCGTGTCTGATACAGGCGCTCTGGGTGTTGCCACGGCAAGTGATGTTGACGCATCCCGACGCATTTTGCGGTTTGCGACGTGATGCCGATGGCTGGCAGCTGTGGAGTCAGGCGGGCGGCTGGCAAGCGGCGCAACTGCGCCCTGACAGCCTGGCGCTGCCACTGATCGTGGTGCTGCGGTTTCGTTTGCGCGGAGAGTGGCGCGTCAGATCGATCTGCGTACCACGCGACGCGCAGGCGGCGGATGTACACCGACGCCTGCGGGTGCGGCTCAAGTTCAGCCGGCGTAGGTGGGCGGCACCAGAATAG
- a CDS encoding MucB/RseB C-terminal domain-containing protein, with protein MRAIPLLSLLLSGWFIVPAHADEAQDWLTRLGQAEQQQSFHGTFVYERNGSFSTHNIWHRVQNGQVRERLLQLDGSAQEVVRVDGHTQCVSGTLIAGLGDSPNSTARSLDPQKLKNWYDLAVIGKSRVAGRDAVIVSLTPRDQHRYGFELHLDKQTGLPLKSLLLNDKGQLLERFQFTSLDTADVPSDKDLQPGTECKTITLDSDKASAVKTAQVWHSDWLPPGFELTSSTSHKDPETKTQVNSLMYDDGLARFSVFLEPLNGATVTDTRTQLGPTVAVSRRLTTPEGEMMVTVVGEIPIGTAERIALSMRNDGAATSKQ; from the coding sequence ATGCGCGCCATACCTCTACTTTCGCTTTTGCTCAGCGGCTGGTTCATTGTTCCAGCCCATGCCGATGAGGCCCAGGACTGGTTGACCCGTCTGGGCCAGGCCGAGCAGCAGCAAAGCTTCCACGGCACCTTCGTTTACGAGCGTAACGGTAGTTTTTCTACCCACAACATCTGGCATCGTGTCCAGAATGGTCAGGTCCGCGAGCGGCTGCTTCAGCTCGACGGCTCGGCGCAGGAAGTCGTGCGCGTTGATGGGCATACTCAATGCGTCAGCGGCACCCTGATTGCGGGGTTGGGAGACTCTCCCAACTCGACTGCTCGTTCGCTTGATCCCCAAAAGCTGAAAAACTGGTATGACCTTGCCGTCATCGGCAAGTCGCGCGTGGCCGGGCGTGATGCGGTGATCGTATCACTGACGCCTCGAGATCAGCATCGCTATGGTTTCGAACTGCATCTGGACAAGCAGACCGGTTTGCCCCTCAAGTCGTTGCTGCTCAATGACAAAGGGCAGTTACTCGAGCGCTTCCAGTTCACCAGTCTTGATACCGCCGACGTCCCGTCGGATAAAGACCTGCAACCTGGCACCGAGTGCAAGACAATTACGCTCGACAGTGACAAGGCGTCTGCCGTGAAGACCGCTCAGGTCTGGCATTCCGACTGGCTGCCGCCGGGCTTTGAACTGACCAGCAGCACCTCGCACAAAGACCCGGAAACCAAAACTCAGGTCAACAGCCTGATGTATGACGACGGGTTGGCGCGATTCTCGGTCTTTCTGGAGCCTCTGAACGGTGCGACAGTGACCGATACCCGCACGCAGCTGGGGCCGACTGTTGCTGTCTCCCGCCGCCTGACCACGCCTGAAGGCGAAATGATGGTGACGGTGGTCGGCGAAATTCCAATCGGCACGGCCGAACGGATTGCTCTGTCGATGCGCAACGATGGCGCTGCAACCAGCAAGCAGTGA
- a CDS encoding sensor histidine kinase has protein sequence MHKPSSLRWRLLWNLALLLVVLMLASGLSAYWNGREAADTAYDRTLLASARTIAAGLSQRDGTLSADVPYVALDTFAYDSAGRIYYQVNDIHQKLISGYENLPGPPPGTPRTDDYPALARFYNATYRGQNVRVVSLLKAVTEPNMNGMAEIRVAETDEARVAMARSLAADTLLRLGMLAIGALMLVWFAVSAALRPLERLRTAVEERQPDDLRPLPLVEVQRELWPLVRALNHFTERLRGQFERQAQFIADAAHELRTPLAALKARLELGLRSSEPETWRSTLESSAQSTDRLTHLANQLLSLARVENGARAIAEGGAQLLDLSQLARELGMAMAPLAHARGVALALEADEPVWLRGEPTLLNELLSNLVDNALAHTQPGGNVILRVAAPAVLEVEDDGPGIPLEERDRVFERFYRRNQQVAGSGLGLAIVGEICRAHLAQITLHDGEQAGLKVRVSFIAG, from the coding sequence ATGCATAAGCCCAGCAGCCTGCGCTGGCGGTTGCTGTGGAACCTCGCGTTGCTGCTGGTGGTGTTGATGCTCGCCAGCGGCTTGAGTGCGTACTGGAACGGGCGCGAAGCCGCCGACACGGCCTACGACCGCACCTTGCTGGCCTCGGCCCGAACCATCGCTGCGGGCCTGTCGCAGCGCGACGGGACGCTCAGCGCCGACGTGCCTTACGTGGCCCTCGATACCTTCGCCTACGACAGTGCCGGGCGGATTTATTACCAGGTCAACGACATCCATCAGAAGCTGATTTCCGGTTATGAAAATCTGCCCGGGCCGCCACCCGGCACGCCACGCACCGACGATTATCCGGCGTTGGCGCGCTTCTATAACGCGACGTATCGCGGGCAGAACGTGCGTGTGGTCAGTCTGCTCAAAGCGGTGACCGAGCCGAACATGAACGGCATGGCGGAAATCCGTGTCGCTGAAACCGACGAGGCGCGGGTCGCCATGGCCCGCAGTCTGGCGGCCGACACGCTGTTGCGCCTGGGCATGCTGGCCATCGGCGCTCTGATGCTGGTGTGGTTTGCGGTCAGTGCCGCGCTGCGCCCGCTGGAGCGCTTGCGCACGGCGGTGGAGGAGCGTCAGCCGGACGATTTGCGGCCGCTGCCGCTGGTGGAAGTGCAGCGCGAGTTGTGGCCGCTGGTGCGCGCACTCAACCATTTCACCGAGCGTTTGCGTGGGCAGTTCGAGCGTCAGGCGCAATTCATTGCTGATGCCGCGCACGAGCTACGCACACCGTTGGCGGCGTTGAAGGCGCGGCTGGAGTTGGGATTGCGTTCCAGCGAGCCGGAAACCTGGCGCAGTACTCTGGAGTCATCGGCGCAGAGCACCGATCGCCTGACCCACCTGGCCAATCAACTGTTGTCGCTGGCGCGGGTGGAAAACGGTGCCCGGGCGATTGCCGAAGGCGGCGCGCAACTGCTGGATCTGAGTCAGTTGGCCCGCGAATTGGGTATGGCCATGGCGCCTTTGGCCCATGCGCGCGGCGTCGCGCTGGCGTTGGAGGCGGATGAGCCGGTGTGGCTGCGCGGCGAACCCACGTTGCTCAATGAGTTGCTGAGCAATCTGGTGGACAACGCACTCGCCCATACCCAGCCGGGCGGCAACGTGATTTTGCGGGTGGCGGCGCCGGCGGTTCTTGAGGTCGAAGATGACGGGCCGGGAATTCCACTGGAAGAGCGTGATCGGGTGTTTGAGCGCTTCTACCGACGTAATCAGCAGGTGGCGGGTTCAGGGCTGGGGTTGGCGATTGTCGGGGAAATCTGCCGCGCGCACCTGGCGCAGATCACGTTGCATGATGGCGAGCAGGCGGGTTTGAAGGTTCGAGTGAGTTTTATTGCCGGGTAA